The Streptomyces sp. NBC_00483 genome contains the following window.
CCTCCCTCGCCAGCAACCCCTACCCGTACCGCGGTGGCGTCTTCGGCTGGGCCATGGACGAGCGGGAGATCAAGCGCGAGCCGTACCCATGGGACGTCCTGCACCTGCGCGTCCAGGGCAAGTTCGGCGACAACGCGCCGCCGCGCCGCATCATCGCCGACACCGTGCGCCGCTGGAACGAGACCTGGGCCTACCCGCAGCTGCGCCTGTCCCGCAACGAGGACTTCTTCACCGACGCCGAGAACCGGCTCGGCGACAAGATCCAGACCTTCGAGGGCGACTGGACGGACTGGTGGGTCGACGGCGTCGGCTCCGGCGCCCACCCGCTGTCGATGGCCCGCACCGCCCAGTCCGTCGTCGCCGACGCGCAGACCCTCGGTACGTTCGCGGGCGTGCTCGGCGCGGAAGGGGCGGCCGACGACACACGTGACTCGGCGGGTGTGTACGAAGCGGTGTCCCTCTTCGACGAACACACCTGGGGCGCGGGCGACCCCTGGACCCACGGCCACGACCACAGTCACTCCGGCGAGCAGCAGTGGCACTGGAAGTACGGCCAGGCCGTGCGCGCCCGCGACGACGGTCAGTCCCTCCTCAACCGTGCGAACGCCCGCCTCGGCCAGCGCCTCGCCCGGCCCGCCGACACCCCGGCCGCGTACCACGTGGTGAACACCTGCTCCTGGCCGCGCACCGAGGTCGCCGAGCTCTTCCTGCCGGAATCCAGCGTCCCGCTCGAACAGGCCGTGACCGTCCACGACGCCCGCACCGGCGCCGAGTTGACCCACGAGGAGCGGCCGCAGGTCAACGAGGAGCACCGCGACGCGGGCCGCTTCCTCCTCGTCCGCGTCGACGACGTACCGGCCGCCGGCTCCGTCCGCGTCGACATCCGCGCCGCCGACACCGCGGGCGGCGCCGCGCAGGAGACGACCGCCGTCAAGACCGCCACCGGCTGGAACCCCACCGGTGGCAGCGAGCGCGAGAACCCGGCCGACACCGCCGCCGCGGCCCACGCCCACACCGACCCGCTGCTCCTGAAGAACGAGCACCTCACCGTCCGCGTCGACCTGGCCCGCGCCTGCATCGCCTCCGTCGTCGACAGGGCGACCGGCCGCGAGCTCGTCCGAGCCGACGCCATCACCGGCTTCAACGCCTACATCCACGACAGCTACACCACGTCCGGAGGCTTCAACCACAACTCCAGCCGCACCACCGCCTCGGACCGCCTGGAACACCTCGGCAAGCGCTCCGTCGCGCCGCCCGCCGCGCTCATCGCCCGCCGCTCCACGGCCACCGCCGAGACCCTCACGTACGAGACCCGCCCGCCGGGCGCCAACCGCGTACGCACCACGCTCACCCTGCCGCACGGCATCGGCCGCCTCGACATCGAGAACCAGGTCGACAAGGACGCCACCCTCGGCAAGGAGAGCGCCTACTTCGCGTTCCCCTTCGCCTTCGAGACACCCACCGTGCGGATGGAGGCCTCGGGCGGCGCGACCGGCACCGACCTCCCCGTGGTTCCCGGCTCCGCCCTGCACATGCGGGCCGTGCGCCGCTGGATCACGCTCCAGGAAGACGGCCTCGCCGTCGGCTGGGCGACGCAGGACGCGCCGCTCGTCCAGTTCGG
Protein-coding sequences here:
- a CDS encoding glycoside hydrolase family 38 C-terminal domain-containing protein, encoding MTTRALVRTTDWDNDRIRESLRGSVVSAEGSLSGSPLRLTVEPLMRRAEDGGLLQSLRVQVVNGGAVPAELTVRTESGAPLPAERIAGPNGSVRLLLPAVDTAQRVTVAGAGGDGIDVTLTPQREWTIHLVHHSHLDIGYTDPQGRVLAEHLSFLDSCLELTQATDDWEPESQFRWCVESLLSFQQWADARPAEQVKEFVRRVQEGRIELTALPFNLHSETCSTDELHELLRLAHQVRDEHGVDFTSAMQTDVPGHVVGMVDALSAAGVKYLSVAHNWAGRSVPHLVGGEKLPRLFRWQAPSGNSVLVWMTDTPHGLAYMEGPLLGFDTDYSSVDDLLPAYLTSLASNPYPYRGGVFGWAMDEREIKREPYPWDVLHLRVQGKFGDNAPPRRIIADTVRRWNETWAYPQLRLSRNEDFFTDAENRLGDKIQTFEGDWTDWWVDGVGSGAHPLSMARTAQSVVADAQTLGTFAGVLGAEGAADDTRDSAGVYEAVSLFDEHTWGAGDPWTHGHDHSHSGEQQWHWKYGQAVRARDDGQSLLNRANARLGQRLARPADTPAAYHVVNTCSWPRTEVAELFLPESSVPLEQAVTVHDARTGAELTHEERPQVNEEHRDAGRFLLVRVDDVPAAGSVRVDIRAADTAGGAAQETTAVKTATGWNPTGGSERENPADTAAAAHAHTDPLLLKNEHLTVRVDLARACIASVVDRATGRELVRADAITGFNAYIHDSYTTSGGFNHNSSRTTASDRLEHLGKRSVAPPAALIARRSTATAETLTYETRPPGANRVRTTLTLPHGIGRLDIENQVDKDATLGKESAYFAFPFAFETPTVRMEASGGATGTDLPVVPGSALHMRAVRRWITLQEDGLAVGWATQDAPLVQFGNIALPYAPFPKTMNHDEPATVYSWIHNNLWDTNFPSEQAFEFTFRYSLSCATGADVAGLGPRTAAGTSRPLHAVRARGAVSADAADRLAFASVGDPRVRLVGATTPDAEGAVLLRLQSFAEEPVACPVRALFPVASARIADYHGRAGDELSLEDGEVTVDVPAFGTIAVLFRR